The segment GATACTAAAAGAAGTAACGCCGCATGAGAATATCATTATTACCATGGGTGGAAAGGGAAGTTTGGCAAAGATTGGTCAGCGCTTCTTCCGTATCCAGTCGCCTAAGAAGGAAACGCGCAATCCCATTGCGGCAGGAGATTTCTACCTAGGCTTGCTAGTTAAGGGTATCAGCCAAGGACAAGACCCTGAGATTTTCTTGAAAGAGGCAGCAGCCTTTGCAACTGCTAACTGTCTTAACTACTTCCCAGAGGTTGAAGCAGAGCAGTTTGCAGAGATAGCGGGTAAAGTTGTTCTAGAGCAGGTTTAAAAATATTTCCTCAGTTCGTCTCATGGCCATCACTTTCCAATTGTTATGTTCTTCGGACCCAGTCATGTTTTTACGAAACGGCGTCCATAGATGGTAACCTTCTTGTTCTAAGTCCTTCTTGAGTTCACTGCTCAGGTAGCCTAAATCACCTAAGATAACCGATTGCTTACACCCCTCTAATAGCTCATAAACCACCTTGATATCATGGACAGAGGCTGGCGTGACAACAGACCTTCCAACAAGCGAAGGTGCTGTAGAAACAGCTAAAGGTACAGGTGTAACTGCAACATTGCCAGCTTTGGAAACTGTCAAAGGTGAAAGCGTTAAGGCAGCCGCTTTGCCAACAATTGACCCTGCAACAGTTAAAGCAACTGAAACAAAAGCAGCAGAGAAGAAAACAACTTCAACAGCATCAGAAAAACTTCCAGAAACTGGTGAAGTGATGACAGTTCTTTCGCTTGTAGGTGGTCTAGGTCTTCTTGGCTCAGCAGCCTTGCTCAAGAAAAGAAAATAATCTACATACAAAAAAGGACCTAAATGGTCCTTTTTGTTTCCCTTTATTTTCAGAAAAACAAGAAAGGTTTTGCGCCGATTTCCAAAAAATTACATAAAGAAAATGATAAAAAATACAATAAAAAACTTGACAAAAATATCGGGGGGGGGGGGGGTATAATAACTGTAATCATTGCATTTATAGGGTGATGGTTAGGATAAGAGCCACGGATAATGGTGAAACATTATCTCAGCTTTATTTCAAATGTAGATTATATATAAGGGAAGGTGACATTATGTCAACAAAGAAAACATATCTTTTGAGAAAAACCTCTATTGGTTTGGTATCATTGGCAGCTCTTGCGGTTGTAGGAACAACTGTATCAGCTAATGAGATTGGTGTAGCAACTGCACATGGTACAGGTGCTTATGCAGATCCAATCCCAACTTTCAATATCAATACAGGTGAATTGACAGCAAAAGGTAGCAGCGTATTGAACTCTGACTACAAACCAGCCTTGGATCCAAGTACGGTGGACATCACAAAACATGGCGAGGGTGTGACTGCGGAACTTCCAGAAGTAGCACTTGGTTTTGACAATGGTGAGCCATATGTTTATGCGCACGGTACAGGTGTGACTGCATCAGTAGAATTGTCAGCCTTGGATCCAAGTACTGTAGATATCACAAAACATGGTGAGGGCCTTACCGCACCAACATTAAATGAAGTAGCGGTTGCCTTGGATGAAAATGGTTTGTATTTTACAAACACACCAGTTGAGGCTCCAACAGCAGAAGCGATTCCAGAAGTGCAAGTAGGTGGTAAAGATGGAGAATTCTATCTTTATGCTAAGGGTGAAGGTGCGACAGTAGAGCTTCCAACAATTGACCCTGCAACACTTGGTGCTCCTATTGAAACAGCTAAGGGCGAGAGTGTAACAGCACCAGCTCTTCCAGTAGCTGAGTTGCCAGCTTTGGAAACAGCTAAAGGTGAAAGTGTAACAGCTGAAGAATTACCAACTGTAGAAGTTGCTAAAGATGAAGCAGGTGAGTATCTCTTCTCTAAAGGTGCTAGTGTAACAGCAGTAGAGCTTCCAACAATTGACCCTGCAACACTTGGTGCTCCTATTGAAACATCTAAGGGTGAGAGTGTAAAAGCTGAAGAATTGCCAACTGTAGAAGTTGTTAAAGAAGAAGCTAAGGCTCCTAAAGTAGAAGTGGTAGCAGCTACTCCAACAGCATCAGCAGCAGAGCTTCCAGAAACAGGTGAAGCATCTACAGCAGTTTATTTTGCTACGGCTCTAGGACTTCTTGGTGCAGCAGCAGTGCTTGCCAAAAAACAAGAAAACTAATCAATCATCAGTAACTAATCACACTTAAGGAGGGTTCCCCTCCTTATTTTTGTGCAGATAGAAGGGT is part of the Streptococcus suis genome and harbors:
- a CDS encoding LPXTG cell wall anchor domain-containing protein yields the protein MSTKKTYLLRKTSIGLVSLAALAVVGTTVSANEIGVATAHGTGAYADPIPTFNINTGELTAKGSSVLNSDYKPALDPSTVDITKHGEGVTAELPEVALGFDNGEPYVYAHGTGVTASVELSALDPSTVDITKHGEGLTAPTLNEVAVALDENGLYFTNTPVEAPTAEAIPEVQVGGKDGEFYLYAKGEGATVELPTIDPATLGAPIETAKGESVTAPALPVAELPALETAKGESVTAEELPTVEVAKDEAGEYLFSKGASVTAVELPTIDPATLGAPIETSKGESVKAEELPTVEVVKEEAKAPKVEVVAATPTASAAELPETGEASTAVYFATALGLLGAAAVLAKKQEN